From Chryseobacterium gallinarum, one genomic window encodes:
- a CDS encoding dimethylarginine dimethylaminohydrolase family protein codes for MRLNIKNETGRLKSVVLGQPNSLGPVPTLEESYDAKSYYSIEHNIYPKEEDIINEMNAFEAVLKKYDVEVLRPSIIEDYNQVFSRDVAFVIDDKMIISNVIADRADEQEAYKNVFEKVAWRKIINLPETAHIEGGDVIVWNDFLFIGTCFSEDYRNYKTARTNEYAIEILKEYFPKKRIIDLELKKNDKVPLEGILHLDCTFNPVGEDKCIIYKNGFVDESDYRLIIDIFGEENCFHINDEEMFEMFPNIFSISPEVVVSDKTFTRMNNHLRNEWGMTVEEIPYREISKMGGLLRCSTMPLVRE; via the coding sequence ATGAGACTAAACATTAAAAACGAAACAGGAAGGCTAAAGTCAGTAGTTTTGGGCCAGCCTAATTCTTTGGGGCCGGTTCCCACGCTGGAGGAAAGTTATGACGCCAAGTCATATTACTCAATCGAGCACAACATTTATCCTAAAGAAGAGGATATTATCAATGAAATGAACGCTTTTGAAGCGGTTTTAAAAAAGTATGACGTGGAAGTACTGCGTCCAAGCATTATAGAGGACTATAATCAGGTTTTTTCAAGAGATGTAGCCTTTGTAATTGATGATAAAATGATCATTTCCAATGTGATTGCAGACAGGGCTGATGAGCAGGAAGCCTATAAAAACGTCTTCGAAAAAGTAGCCTGGAGGAAAATAATCAACCTTCCGGAAACTGCGCATATTGAAGGAGGGGATGTGATTGTATGGAATGATTTCCTTTTTATCGGAACCTGCTTTAGTGAAGATTACAGAAACTATAAAACGGCAAGAACCAATGAGTATGCTATCGAAATATTAAAAGAATATTTTCCGAAGAAAAGAATCATTGACCTGGAGCTGAAAAAGAATGATAAAGTTCCGCTTGAGGGCATTCTTCATTTAGACTGTACTTTTAATCCCGTAGGAGAAGACAAGTGTATTATTTATAAAAATGGATTTGTAGACGAAAGCGACTACCGTCTGATTATCGATATTTTCGGAGAAGAAAACTGCTTCCATATTAATGATGAAGAGATGTTTGAGATGTTCCCGAATATTTTTTCCATTTCGCCAGAAGTCGTTGTGTCTGACAAAACATTCACGAGAATGAATAATCATCTGAGAAACGAATGGGGAATGACCGTAGAAGAAATTCCTTACCGGGAAATCTCTAAAATGGGCGGTTTGTTGAGATGCTCCACAATGCCGCTTGTGAGAGAGTAA